The Halogranum gelatinilyticum genome includes a window with the following:
- a CDS encoding NAD(P)/FAD-dependent oxidoreductase yields MTESYVIIGDGIAGSSAAETLREEAPDADITVITDEGEALYNRILIKEFAKGKLPEAPISIHDESWYDERDVELSLNTHVKNIDPDAHTIETHQGDVIDYDKLLVATGGTPTQLPVENSDAEGVHHFWTFQDARNIKESAESGDKAVIVGAGLLGIDLAAISGAQDIEAKYLMRGNAWWRYALSEEGAEIMHNAMRDIGVEPVFGSGVDHFETDDDGHVTAAVDPNGDRFECDWAGVAIGLNFNTEILQGTGVKQDDGVVVDQHMQSSVDDIYAAGDLTRFYDTILGEYGQNGSWGSAKEQGTIAAKNMVDPESAEFRWVSSYSITHFDFPFLSFGHPTIGDDEVEKKYSDTEYRRLALKDGKIVGGVLIGDLAPQSAYKRLMKEERVVGDQKDVLMQKKFDPDELAPAQEQ; encoded by the coding sequence ATGACAGAGTCGTATGTGATTATCGGCGATGGGATCGCAGGGAGTTCCGCCGCCGAGACCCTCCGTGAGGAGGCACCCGACGCCGACATCACCGTCATCACTGACGAGGGCGAAGCCCTCTACAACCGGATTCTCATCAAGGAGTTCGCCAAGGGCAAACTCCCCGAAGCGCCCATCTCCATCCACGACGAGTCGTGGTACGACGAGCGCGACGTGGAGCTGAGCCTGAACACCCACGTCAAGAACATCGACCCCGACGCCCATACCATCGAGACCCACCAGGGCGACGTCATCGACTACGACAAGCTGCTCGTCGCAACGGGCGGCACGCCGACGCAGCTGCCGGTCGAAAACAGCGACGCCGAGGGTGTCCACCACTTCTGGACGTTCCAGGATGCCCGCAACATCAAGGAGAGCGCCGAGTCCGGCGACAAGGCGGTCATCGTCGGTGCCGGCCTGCTCGGCATCGACCTCGCGGCCATCTCGGGCGCGCAGGACATCGAGGCCAAGTACCTGATGCGCGGTAACGCCTGGTGGCGCTACGCGCTCTCGGAGGAAGGTGCAGAGATCATGCACAACGCGATGCGCGACATCGGCGTCGAGCCGGTCTTCGGCAGCGGTGTCGACCACTTCGAGACCGACGACGACGGCCACGTCACGGCCGCGGTCGACCCGAACGGCGACCGCTTCGAGTGTGACTGGGCGGGCGTCGCCATCGGCCTGAACTTCAACACCGAAATCCTGCAGGGCACCGGCGTCAAGCAGGACGACGGCGTCGTCGTCGACCAGCATATGCAGTCCAGCGTCGACGACATCTACGCCGCGGGCGACCTGACGCGCTTCTACGACACCATCCTCGGCGAGTACGGCCAGAACGGCTCGTGGGGCAGTGCGAAGGAGCAGGGTACCATCGCCGCGAAGAACATGGTCGACCCCGAGTCCGCGGAGTTCCGCTGGGTCTCCTCGTACTCCATTACTCACTTCGACTTCCCGTTCCTCTCGTTCGGCCATCCGACCATCGGCGACGACGAGGTCGAAAAGAAGTACTCCGACACCGAGTACCGCCGCCTCGCACTCAAGGACGGCAAGATCGTCGGCGGCGTCCTCATCGGCGACCTCGCGCCCCAGAGTGCCTACAAGCGTCTCATGAAGGAGGAGCGCGTCGTCGGCGACCAGAAGGACGTCCTGATGCAGAAGAAGTTCGACCCCGACGAACTCGCCCCGGCCCAAGAGCAGTAA
- a CDS encoding DUF6149 family protein — protein MKLRQNVRHFAFKQALTAPVVGDKVTEKLVDLHVRVFGEKADEDRREEREPHMEAFFDCTFDTYVSALNAGFTEAEAREITHIQANFDFYNHGWTEMMEFPVDELEEHYERYEKFFETHGITIEKPLGDFENREIPEAPTTLEKLDDPDHPHAEGGFADDVYVEDDEGEIHRGGADPEESSA, from the coding sequence ATGAAACTCCGCCAGAACGTTCGACACTTCGCGTTCAAGCAGGCGCTGACCGCCCCCGTCGTCGGCGACAAGGTCACAGAGAAGCTCGTCGACCTCCACGTCCGCGTCTTCGGCGAGAAGGCCGACGAGGACCGCCGCGAGGAGCGCGAACCGCACATGGAGGCGTTCTTCGACTGCACGTTCGACACCTACGTGTCGGCACTCAACGCTGGCTTCACGGAGGCAGAGGCCCGCGAAATCACCCACATCCAGGCCAACTTCGACTTCTACAACCACGGCTGGACGGAGATGATGGAGTTCCCGGTCGACGAACTCGAAGAGCATTACGAGCGCTACGAGAAGTTCTTCGAGACCCACGGCATCACCATCGAGAAACCGCTCGGCGACTTCGAGAACCGGGAGATTCCGGAGGCTCCGACGACGCTCGAAAAGCTCGACGACCCCGACCATCCCCACGCCGAGGGTGGCTTCGCCGACGACGTCTACGTCGAGGACGACGAGGGTGAGATCCACCGCGGCGGTGCCGACCCCGAAGAGAGTTCCGCCTGA
- a CDS encoding MATE family efflux transporter — MSAAGRDVNLVDGDLLKPMLVLSVPIVLSQLMQVGYNLADTFWVGRVGSEAVSALSFSWPIVFLMISIGGGFTVAGTVLVAQNKGAGNDDQVDHVAGQTIGFVVLLSVLFSAIGYVVTPILLPLIGTTPGSEVHTLAVDYTRTIFLGVSFMFGFFMFQALLRGWGDTKTPMYLMAFGVLINVVIDPLLILGFQGNPLFSALGLSGLQSSLFAATGFTGMGVQGAAIATVVSRGIGAVVGMGLLFSGRVGIHLSPRDLIPERETVEKIVRIGGPSSIEQSTRALGVTVLTAIVAFAGAQAVGVDTEAVVAAFGIGNRLNSLVFLPAIGLAQGTSTVVGQNLGAEQPDRAKKAVLMSSGIIAGALVGVSAVAYLFARPIVAVFIPGEEAVIAVGVDYLRIIAPTFAFLGVFNVVNGGFRGSGSTRTAMVFSLVSLWVLRIPAALVLITQFGFGPTGVWWGIAFSNVAAAVLGFLWFLRGTWQDNVVESPGPVPADD; from the coding sequence ATGAGTGCCGCCGGTCGCGACGTCAACCTCGTCGACGGCGACCTGCTGAAGCCGATGTTGGTGCTCTCGGTGCCCATCGTCCTCTCGCAACTGATGCAGGTCGGGTACAACCTCGCCGACACCTTCTGGGTCGGCCGCGTCGGCTCCGAAGCCGTGAGCGCGCTCTCCTTCTCGTGGCCCATCGTCTTCCTGATGATCTCCATCGGCGGCGGCTTCACCGTTGCCGGCACCGTCCTCGTCGCCCAGAACAAGGGCGCGGGCAACGACGACCAGGTCGACCACGTCGCCGGCCAGACCATCGGCTTCGTCGTCCTGCTGTCCGTGCTCTTTTCGGCCATCGGCTACGTCGTCACGCCGATACTGCTGCCGCTCATCGGCACGACGCCCGGCAGCGAGGTCCACACGCTCGCGGTCGACTACACCCGGACCATCTTCCTCGGCGTCTCCTTCATGTTCGGCTTCTTCATGTTCCAGGCACTCCTCCGCGGCTGGGGCGACACGAAGACGCCGATGTATCTGATGGCCTTCGGTGTCCTCATCAACGTCGTCATCGACCCGCTTCTCATCCTCGGCTTCCAGGGCAATCCCCTCTTTTCGGCACTCGGTCTCTCGGGGCTGCAGTCGTCGCTCTTTGCGGCGACGGGGTTCACCGGCATGGGCGTGCAGGGTGCGGCCATCGCCACGGTCGTCTCCCGCGGCATCGGTGCCGTCGTCGGGATGGGGCTGCTGTTCTCGGGCCGCGTCGGCATCCATCTCTCGCCGCGTGATCTGATCCCCGAGCGCGAGACGGTCGAGAAGATCGTCCGCATCGGCGGGCCGTCCAGCATCGAGCAGTCGACGCGCGCGCTCGGCGTGACCGTCCTGACGGCCATCGTCGCCTTCGCGGGCGCGCAGGCCGTCGGCGTCGACACCGAGGCCGTCGTCGCCGCGTTCGGGATCGGCAACCGGCTCAACTCGCTGGTCTTCCTGCCCGCCATCGGGCTGGCGCAGGGGACCTCCACGGTCGTCGGCCAGAACCTCGGCGCGGAACAGCCTGACCGCGCCAAAAAGGCCGTACTCATGAGTTCGGGCATCATCGCTGGCGCGCTCGTCGGCGTCAGTGCCGTTGCCTACCTCTTCGCGCGGCCCATCGTCGCCGTCTTCATCCCCGGCGAGGAGGCCGTCATCGCGGTCGGTGTCGACTATCTCCGCATCATCGCGCCGACGTTCGCCTTCCTCGGCGTCTTCAACGTCGTCAACGGCGGGTTCCGCGGCAGCGGCTCGACCCGGACGGCGATGGTCTTCTCGCTCGTCTCGCTGTGGGTGCTGCGGATTCCGGCCGCGCTCGTGCTCATCACGCAGTTCGGCTTCGGCCCGACCGGCGTCTGGTGGGGCATCGCCTTTTCGAACGTCGCGGCCGCCGTCCTCGGCTTCCTGTGGTTCCTCCGCGGGACGTGGCAGGACAACGTCGTCGAGTCGCCGGGACCGGTCCCGGCAGACGACTGA
- a CDS encoding TetR/AcrR family transcriptional regulator, producing the protein MSSDSVPTAPPDVHEEVMRATYRALCRHGFAALTMQDIADEADKSTAVLHYHYETKENLLVAFLAYVLGRFDEQFAGMEGSSATERLRCLFGRLSPDRGWDGGDSENDVRADDSNGDTADDDGDDGDATNGEDRTEFYRALLELRAQAPYREAYREQLRENKESIQAIVADIVADGIERGEFRDVDPETTARFILASLDGARNAAVALDDTEDPPAVRAGLEEFVLSSLRVDDGGATEGDSTAEADSTADEEVDDTEATE; encoded by the coding sequence GTGAGTTCAGATAGCGTCCCCACAGCCCCGCCCGACGTCCACGAGGAGGTCATGCGGGCGACGTACCGCGCCCTCTGTCGCCACGGCTTCGCCGCGTTGACGATGCAGGACATCGCCGACGAGGCCGACAAGAGTACCGCAGTGTTGCACTACCACTACGAGACGAAGGAGAACCTGCTCGTGGCCTTCCTGGCCTACGTCCTCGGCCGGTTCGACGAGCAGTTCGCCGGCATGGAGGGAAGCTCCGCCACCGAGCGGCTCCGCTGTCTCTTCGGCCGCCTCAGTCCCGACCGAGGGTGGGACGGTGGCGACAGTGAGAACGACGTCCGTGCCGACGACTCCAATGGTGACACCGCTGACGACGACGGCGACGACGGCGACGCCACCAACGGCGAGGACCGCACGGAGTTCTACCGCGCGCTCCTCGAACTCCGCGCGCAGGCTCCCTACCGGGAGGCCTACCGCGAACAGCTCCGTGAGAACAAGGAGTCGATTCAGGCCATCGTCGCCGACATCGTCGCCGACGGCATCGAGCGCGGGGAGTTCCGCGACGTCGACCCCGAGACGACGGCCCGCTTTATCCTCGCCTCGCTCGACGGTGCCCGCAACGCCGCCGTCGCGCTCGACGACACCGAGGACCCACCAGCCGTCCGCGCCGGGCTGGAGGAGTTCGTGCTGTCGTCGCTGCGGGTCGACGACGGAGGCGCGACCGAGGGAGACAGCACGGCCGAGGCGGACAGCACAGCCGACGAGGAGGTAGACGACACGGAGGCAACCGAATGA
- a CDS encoding glycosyltransferase encodes MKLERLGVAVVALVLAGVAFVLGRPTGPGRSGGAGGAGGAGSPATGTGAAQGAGSTGGGFALPLDGLALPFGGATLLELALWGTAILFAATALLWVVLTYVVGANYESPEPVYGPEDVQVRIMTIDAADVVQSTVDALPDTLDDVRVVAEEDISVDGATVHAVPDSFDCAAVRKGRAIEWARRTLDTDREFVLYLDEDSLLEEFDGMPDADVVQLREKPRRTGSTLSYLADMYRMGVQLEQRAFARLRIPLFAWGGGIAVRTELENEVTWNRETLVEDTAFVWAAAREFDIDFALADLTCRNEAPPSLTEIVQQRRRWAAGNHQAAEMLPRRYRLLTRVRNYAWALSPVVTLVAVPLSLLGVTVVYGGLFLLVSLGLAAFTALWFLMGVAYYGTSALKWVLVVPLTPLVALVHSFGTTLGLLDPPEDFRVTKKAGVQD; translated from the coding sequence ATGAAACTCGAACGACTCGGCGTCGCCGTCGTGGCGCTCGTACTCGCAGGGGTCGCGTTCGTCCTCGGCAGGCCGACTGGTCCCGGCCGCTCCGGCGGAGCCGGAGGTGCCGGAGGGGCAGGGTCGCCAGCGACAGGGACAGGCGCGGCACAGGGTGCCGGCAGCACGGGCGGCGGTTTCGCATTGCCGCTCGACGGACTCGCCCTCCCGTTCGGTGGGGCGACGCTGCTGGAACTCGCGCTGTGGGGGACCGCGATCCTGTTCGCGGCGACCGCGCTGCTGTGGGTCGTCCTGACCTACGTCGTCGGCGCGAACTACGAGTCCCCCGAGCCGGTGTACGGGCCCGAGGACGTGCAGGTGCGCATCATGACCATCGACGCGGCCGACGTGGTCCAGTCGACGGTCGACGCGCTCCCCGACACACTGGACGACGTCCGCGTCGTCGCCGAGGAAGACATTTCGGTCGACGGCGCGACGGTCCACGCCGTCCCGGACAGCTTCGACTGTGCGGCGGTCCGGAAGGGCCGCGCAATCGAGTGGGCGCGTCGGACCCTCGACACCGACCGCGAGTTCGTCCTCTATCTCGACGAGGACAGCCTCCTCGAAGAGTTCGACGGGATGCCCGACGCCGACGTCGTCCAACTGCGCGAGAAGCCACGTCGCACCGGCTCGACGCTCTCGTATCTCGCGGATATGTACCGCATGGGCGTCCAGCTCGAACAGCGTGCCTTCGCCCGCCTGCGGATTCCGCTGTTCGCGTGGGGTGGCGGTATCGCGGTCCGCACCGAACTGGAAAACGAGGTGACGTGGAACCGCGAGACGCTCGTCGAGGACACCGCCTTCGTCTGGGCGGCCGCCCGCGAGTTCGACATCGACTTCGCGCTCGCGGATCTCACCTGCCGCAACGAGGCCCCGCCGTCGCTGACCGAGATCGTCCAACAGCGTCGTCGCTGGGCCGCGGGCAACCACCAGGCCGCCGAGATGCTGCCGCGTCGCTACCGGCTGCTCACCCGCGTCCGCAACTACGCGTGGGCACTCTCGCCGGTCGTGACGCTCGTCGCCGTCCCGCTGTCGCTCTTGGGCGTCACGGTCGTCTACGGGGGGCTGTTCCTCCTCGTCTCGCTCGGTCTCGCCGCGTTCACCGCGCTGTGGTTCCTCATGGGCGTGGCCTACTACGGGACGAGCGCGCTCAAGTGGGTGCTCGTCGTCCCGCTGACGCCGCTCGTCGCGCTCGTCCACTCCTTCGGGACGACGCTCGGCCTGCTCGACCCGCCCGAGGATTTCCGTGTGACGAAGAAGGCGGGCGTGCAGGACTGA
- a CDS encoding DUF4396 domain-containing protein — MPGLLSQVEQLLAPARQILTPVLSDPTVLVAWAAVVAVALGVLWWDIRARNEAIPSLMKFVWTLVVLYSGPFGLAIYWYSGRTQISGDSLWRRGLRSTAHCYSGCGAGEVVGFVLLAGVLALDSSLVVTAGTFGFAYLFGYALTVGPLMQEGVGFGEAMFDALYSETPSITVMEVTAIGTDLLLAGEATITEPLFWGALIFSLSVGYLAAFPVNVLLVEFGVKEGMKNPAEMGS, encoded by the coding sequence ATGCCCGGTCTGCTCTCACAGGTCGAGCAACTGCTCGCGCCAGCGCGACAGATACTGACGCCGGTGCTCTCGGACCCGACAGTGCTCGTCGCCTGGGCCGCGGTCGTGGCCGTTGCACTCGGCGTGCTGTGGTGGGACATCCGCGCCCGCAACGAGGCGATTCCGTCGCTGATGAAGTTCGTCTGGACGCTCGTGGTTCTCTACTCCGGCCCGTTCGGCCTCGCCATCTACTGGTACTCCGGCCGGACGCAGATATCGGGCGACTCGCTGTGGCGACGCGGCCTGCGGTCGACGGCGCACTGCTACTCGGGCTGTGGCGCGGGTGAGGTCGTCGGCTTCGTCCTCCTCGCCGGTGTGCTCGCGCTCGATAGCTCGCTCGTCGTCACCGCGGGGACGTTCGGCTTCGCGTATCTGTTCGGCTACGCGCTCACTGTCGGCCCGCTCATGCAGGAGGGGGTCGGCTTCGGCGAGGCGATGTTCGACGCGCTCTACAGCGAGACGCCGAGCATCACCGTGATGGAGGTCACCGCAATCGGCACCGACCTGCTGCTCGCGGGCGAGGCGACGATCACGGAGCCGCTGTTCTGGGGCGCGCTCATCTTCTCGCTCTCGGTCGGCTACCTCGCGGCGTTCCCGGTCAACGTGTTGCTCGTGGAGTTCGGCGTCAAAGAGGGGATGAAGAACCCCGCCGAGATGGGGAGCTAA